TAGAGAAAAAAGGCTCATGCGGTTCTGGTAAATGTGGAGCTGATATGCAAAAAGAGATGAAAGGTTCTACTGGTTCTGCTAAATGTGGTGGTGATATGAAAAGCAATGACATGAAAAATGACATGCACAACAATAGTATGAAAAAAGATAAAAAAGTTACTGGTTCTTGTGGTTCTGGTAAATGTGGAAGCTAACTAAGAGTTTTGTATGACTAAATTGAAGGGGTGTGGATTAGGTCTAAGAAGTGATTTTTTATTAGATTTAAAACATAACAATTTCTCACCTGATTGGTGGGAAGTTACTCCTGAAAATTGGATGCATATGCCAAGGGTTTATGAAAAAGCCTTTGAGCAAGAAGTATTCTCAAAACCTACCGTTGCCCATGGATTATCACTATCAATTGGTTCTATTGATAAATTAAATAAAGAGTTTGTTAAAAAGATAAAAGAGTTCTTAGATAGATATAATATTGAGTTTTATTCTGAACATCTTAGTTTCTCATCATTAAATAATATGCAAACATATGAGCTTTTGCCTTTGCCTATGACAAAAAGAATGGTAAATATTATAAGTGATAGAGTAAAAGAGGTTGAGGATATAATTCAAAGAAATTTAATCTTAGAAAATGCCACATATTACTTAATACCTTATGCAAATATGCGTGAAGTTGACTTTATAAATGAAGTATTGGAAAAATCAGGTGCTAAAATGCTTCTTGATGTAAATAATGTATTTGTAAATTCAGTAAATCACTCTTTTAAAGCAAGAGATTTTATCGACCAAATTGACAAAAGTAAAATTGCATATATGCATATAGCAGGACACTATTTTGATGAGGAGTCAAATCTTAGAATAGATTCTCATGGCATGCCAATTTGTAGTGGAGTTTGGAAACTTTTAGAGTATACTTTAAAGCAAATAAATGCCCCTGTGATGATAGAAAGGGATAATAATATTCCACCATTAAGTGAGCTTGAAAAAGAGTATCTGCACATGAAAAACATAGTAAAAGAAGTTCAAAATGGCTGATTTAGAAAGAGATATACAAGAAAATTTTATTAATATTGTTACAAAAGATAATAAAAAAGAGATCTCTTCAAAATATAAAGTTTATCAAAAGTTAGTTTACTATAGATATGAAGAGATTATAAAAAATAGTTTTTTAGAGTTTAAAAAGTATATTAGTGAAAAAGAGTTAGAAAACTCAATAAAAAAGTTTCTAAAAGAGCCTTGCACTACAGAGTTTGTTTGGCAAATTGCAAATGATTATAGAAAGTTTGTAAAGAAAAACAGACTATTTCATGATAGAAAATATCTTTATGAACTTTTGTATTTTGATTGGATTGAGATTGAACTA
The window above is part of the Malaciobacter marinus genome. Proteins encoded here:
- a CDS encoding DUF692 domain-containing protein, yielding MTKLKGCGLGLRSDFLLDLKHNNFSPDWWEVTPENWMHMPRVYEKAFEQEVFSKPTVAHGLSLSIGSIDKLNKEFVKKIKEFLDRYNIEFYSEHLSFSSLNNMQTYELLPLPMTKRMVNIISDRVKEVEDIIQRNLILENATYYLIPYANMREVDFINEVLEKSGAKMLLDVNNVFVNSVNHSFKARDFIDQIDKSKIAYMHIAGHYFDEESNLRIDSHGMPICSGVWKLLEYTLKQINAPVMIERDNNIPPLSELEKEYLHMKNIVKEVQNG